A portion of the Bifidobacterium bifidum ATCC 29521 = JCM 1255 = DSM 20456 genome contains these proteins:
- the hemW gene encoding radical SAM family heme chaperone HemW — protein MRRCGYCDFNTYTATDMGAGASRGNYANMVVREMRLVRDWQLVHGIEEPPVSTVFFGGGTPTILPARDLVMMLDAVRGLWGIEPEAEITTEANPDTVDERYIGALAEGGFTRVSFGMQSTVPHVLKTLDRTHTPANVEAGVRAADRAGLRSSVDLIYGAPGESLDDWRDSVRTAVDLGVNHVSAYALTVEPTTKMGRQIAAGTLPKPDDDDEAAKYEIADDLFAAAGLEWYEISNWSRPGYESRHNLGYWRNVDWAGLGPGAHSHYNMVMGSSTDGDAANSDAAGDVSASVTSTSMRGWDIAHPRMWGMAINDGRVPWSGDETISPTENLEELIMLGLRIREGLDIGRVNRHIEAVNRAQDAAQGTLRIIDDACLTPLVGDGLITLDPTTGHAVATRRGRLLNDAVIERMFGAVGL, from the coding sequence ATGCGGCGTTGCGGCTACTGCGATTTCAACACATACACGGCCACGGACATGGGCGCGGGCGCGTCCCGTGGCAATTACGCGAACATGGTGGTGCGTGAGATGCGTCTCGTGCGCGATTGGCAGCTCGTGCACGGCATCGAGGAGCCGCCCGTCTCCACGGTGTTCTTCGGCGGCGGCACGCCCACTATTCTGCCGGCGCGCGATCTGGTCATGATGCTGGACGCGGTCCGCGGCCTGTGGGGCATCGAACCGGAGGCGGAGATCACCACCGAGGCGAATCCCGACACGGTCGACGAGCGCTATATCGGCGCGCTCGCGGAAGGAGGGTTCACCCGCGTGTCATTCGGCATGCAGTCAACCGTGCCGCATGTGTTGAAAACCCTCGACCGCACGCATACGCCCGCCAATGTGGAGGCCGGTGTCAGGGCGGCCGACAGGGCCGGCCTGCGCTCCAGCGTGGACCTGATCTACGGGGCGCCGGGGGAGAGCCTTGACGATTGGCGAGACTCGGTGCGCACGGCAGTCGATCTTGGCGTGAACCATGTCTCCGCCTATGCACTTACCGTGGAACCGACCACGAAGATGGGTCGACAGATCGCGGCGGGCACATTGCCCAAGCCCGACGATGACGACGAGGCAGCGAAATACGAGATCGCCGATGACCTGTTCGCCGCGGCGGGCCTAGAATGGTACGAGATATCGAACTGGTCGCGTCCGGGCTATGAGAGCCGGCACAATCTCGGGTATTGGCGCAACGTCGACTGGGCCGGCCTGGGCCCTGGAGCGCACAGCCATTACAACATGGTTATGGGCAGCTCCACAGACGGTGACGCCGCGAACAGCGACGCCGCTGGAGACGTTTCGGCTTCCGTAACCTCCACATCGATGCGCGGTTGGGACATCGCGCATCCGCGCATGTGGGGGATGGCCATCAACGACGGGCGTGTGCCGTGGTCGGGCGATGAGACCATATCGCCCACGGAGAACCTTGAAGAGCTCATCATGCTTGGCCTGCGCATTCGGGAAGGGCTCGACATCGGCCGCGTCAATCGGCATATCGAAGCGGTGAACCGGGCGCAGGATGCGGCGCAGGGAACGCTGCGCATCATCGACGACGCGTGCCTCACGCCGCTGGTCGGGGATGGCCTCATCACCCTCGACCCGACGACGGGCCATGCCGTCGCCACGAGGAGAGGCCGGTTGCTCAACGACGCCGTCATCGAGCGCATGTTCGGCGCGGTCGGCCTGTAG